Proteins encoded together in one Neobacillus sp. FSL H8-0543 window:
- a CDS encoding acyl--CoA ligase, translating into MKREELIAPEKYNLISEVERYTKDSKQVALKWESEAGEIKQITYVDLLKRVNQAGNVFAESGLKKGDVVLVMVPRLIEAYIVYLAALKAGMVVIPSSEMLREKDLKYRITHGDVRAVVSYYPYVDQFVNTSEVKPLVKFTIGALAEGWIHLDEQMKTASEDFQLADTSRDDMAFLSYTSGTTGNPKGVVHTHGWAFAHLKTAASKWLGIEEGDIVWATASPGWQKWIWSPFLSVLGSGGTGFVYNGKFEPKKYLSLLEKYSVNVLCCTPTEYRLMAKVENLDDYQLPNLHSAVSAGEPLNREVIDTFKRQFNIDVRDGYGQTENTLLVGITKGMELKSGSMGKPTPGNKVEIINDEGEVCPVGEVGDIAVHVETPALFKNYYKDPERTAMQFRGDYYITGDKAKKDEEGYFWFEGRGDDIIISSGYTIGPFEVEDALVKHPFVKECAVVASPDEIRGYIVKAFVVLKDEVDANDPELTKTLQDHVKTLTAPYKYPRAIEYLPELPKTTSGKIRRIELRQKELESQK; encoded by the coding sequence ATGAAACGAGAAGAACTAATCGCACCAGAAAAGTATAATCTTATATCAGAGGTTGAGCGATATACAAAGGATTCAAAACAAGTAGCATTGAAGTGGGAAAGTGAAGCTGGGGAAATCAAGCAGATTACATATGTGGATTTATTAAAAAGGGTGAACCAAGCTGGAAATGTTTTTGCCGAAAGCGGGCTAAAAAAAGGTGATGTTGTTCTGGTCATGGTGCCTCGTCTTATTGAGGCATATATTGTTTATTTAGCTGCTTTGAAGGCAGGTATGGTGGTTATTCCGAGCTCGGAAATGCTGAGAGAAAAAGACCTTAAATACCGCATCACACATGGTGATGTAAGGGCTGTTGTGAGTTATTATCCATATGTAGACCAATTTGTAAATACTAGTGAAGTAAAACCACTTGTTAAATTTACGATTGGAGCACTGGCAGAAGGCTGGATTCATTTAGATGAACAGATGAAAACAGCATCTGAGGACTTCCAGCTTGCAGATACATCTAGAGATGATATGGCGTTTTTATCCTATACATCTGGAACAACAGGAAATCCAAAAGGCGTAGTTCACACGCATGGCTGGGCATTTGCCCATTTAAAAACGGCAGCATCCAAATGGTTGGGTATCGAAGAAGGTGATATCGTTTGGGCAACGGCTAGTCCAGGGTGGCAAAAATGGATATGGAGTCCGTTTTTATCTGTACTTGGGTCAGGAGGAACGGGATTCGTATACAATGGTAAATTTGAACCGAAAAAATATTTGAGTCTGCTTGAAAAATATTCTGTGAATGTACTATGCTGTACACCTACCGAATATAGGTTAATGGCAAAGGTTGAAAATCTTGATGATTACCAATTGCCGAACCTTCATAGTGCAGTTTCGGCTGGTGAACCACTCAATCGAGAGGTAATTGACACCTTTAAGAGACAATTCAACATTGATGTCCGGGATGGATATGGACAAACGGAGAATACATTACTGGTTGGCATAACAAAAGGGATGGAACTGAAATCTGGATCCATGGGCAAGCCGACACCTGGGAACAAAGTAGAAATTATTAATGATGAAGGCGAAGTTTGTCCAGTGGGCGAGGTTGGTGATATTGCTGTACATGTTGAAACACCAGCCTTATTTAAAAACTATTATAAGGATCCTGAAAGAACTGCCATGCAATTCCGCGGTGATTATTATATTACTGGGGATAAGGCTAAAAAGGATGAAGAGGGCTACTTTTGGTTCGAAGGTCGGGGCGATGATATTATCATAAGTTCTGGCTATACAATCGGACCTTTCGAAGTAGAGGATGCCCTTGTAAAACATCCATTTGTCAAGGAGTGTGCCGTAGTGGCAAGTCCAGATGAGATTCGCGGCTATATTGTTAAGGCGTTTGTCGTGTTAAAAGATGAGGTCGATGCCAATGATCCTGAACTAACGAAAACACTTCAAGACCATGTGAAAACATTAACTGCACCATATAAATACCCGAGAGCAATTGAGTATCTGCCAGAGCTTCCAAAAACAACCTCAGGGAAAATTCGTAGAATTGAACTACGTCAAAAAGAATTAGAATCTCAAAAATAA
- a CDS encoding alpha/beta-type small acid-soluble spore protein — MASNNSNQLLVPGVEQALNQMKIEIASEFGVNLGAETTSRANGSVGGEITKRLVSLAQQQMSGGSSY; from the coding sequence ATGGCTAGTAACAATTCAAATCAGTTGCTTGTTCCTGGTGTCGAACAAGCACTTAACCAAATGAAAATTGAAATTGCATCTGAGTTTGGTGTAAACCTTGGTGCAGAAACAACTTCACGTGCTAACGGTTCTGTTGGTGGTGAAATCACTAAGCGTCTAGTTTCTTTAGCTCAACAACAAATGAGCGGCGGATCTTCATACTAA
- the thiI gene encoding tRNA uracil 4-sulfurtransferase ThiI, whose product MNYDRILVRYGEISTKGRNRNMFVEKLRRSIRRALAPFPGIKVQADRDRTYILLNGEDPQGIIKELKKIFGVQSLSPAIKVERDLEKMKVAALKLVKSLFAEGKTFKITTKRSDKTFELDTDGVNQEFGSYLLQNIPGIKVDVKKPDINLNIEIRKEAVYLSCENILGAGGLPVASSGKAMLMLSGGIDSPVAGYMAMKRGVEIEAVHFFSPPFTSERSKEKVIDLAKKLAEIHGSMKLHIVPFTKIQQAIREQIPENYSMTTTRRFMLRITDKIREKQEALAIITGENVGQVASQTMESMYAINEVTNTPILRPLITMDKNDIIKVAIEIDTYDISIRPFEDCCTIFVPASPKTKPRRDKVQHYESFFDFDSLIAEAIQETEVLTIKPDSLQPVDNNSLF is encoded by the coding sequence ATGAATTATGATCGTATATTGGTTCGCTATGGAGAAATATCAACTAAAGGCCGCAATCGCAATATGTTTGTAGAGAAATTAAGGAGGAGCATTCGCAGGGCATTAGCCCCCTTTCCTGGAATTAAAGTTCAAGCTGACCGTGATCGGACATACATTTTACTAAATGGCGAAGACCCGCAGGGAATCATAAAAGAACTTAAGAAAATCTTTGGTGTTCAGTCTTTAAGCCCAGCGATTAAAGTGGAGCGGGATCTTGAAAAGATGAAAGTAGCAGCATTAAAATTGGTCAAAAGTCTTTTTGCTGAAGGAAAAACTTTTAAAATTACCACTAAAAGATCCGATAAAACGTTTGAGCTTGATACAGATGGAGTGAATCAAGAATTTGGTTCGTATCTTTTGCAAAATATCCCTGGAATCAAAGTCGATGTAAAAAAACCAGATATTAATCTAAATATCGAGATCAGAAAAGAAGCAGTTTATTTATCTTGTGAAAATATTTTAGGTGCTGGCGGGCTCCCGGTTGCTTCTAGCGGTAAGGCGATGCTCATGCTTTCAGGCGGAATAGATAGTCCTGTCGCGGGCTATATGGCCATGAAGCGCGGGGTTGAAATTGAAGCAGTACATTTCTTTAGTCCCCCGTTTACGAGCGAAAGGTCGAAAGAAAAGGTTATCGACTTAGCAAAGAAACTTGCTGAGATTCATGGCTCAATGAAACTTCATATTGTCCCATTTACGAAGATTCAACAAGCAATTAGGGAACAAATCCCTGAAAACTATTCAATGACAACCACAAGGAGGTTTATGCTCCGGATTACCGATAAAATTAGAGAGAAACAAGAAGCTCTGGCAATTATCACAGGTGAAAATGTAGGACAGGTTGCAAGTCAAACGATGGAAAGTATGTATGCGATCAATGAAGTCACGAATACACCGATCTTACGTCCGTTAATTACAATGGACAAAAATGATATCATCAAAGTAGCAATAGAAATTGACACATATGACATTTCCATTAGACCTTTTGAGGATTGCTGTACTATTTTTGTTCCTGCATCGCCAAAAACAAAACCGCGTAGAGATAAAGTCCAGCATTATGAAAGCTTTTTTGATTTTGATTCCTTAATAGCAGAGGCGATTCAAGAAACAGAAGTTTTAACAATTAAACCTGATAGTTTACAACCCGTTGACAACAATTCATTATTTTAA
- a CDS encoding cysteine desulfurase family protein: protein MIYFDNSATTKPYKEVLASFLTVSSDYFGNPSSLHGLGVQAEKLLTQARTQVANLLAVKPSEIYFTSGGTESNNLALKGTAISYKSRGGHLILSSIEHPSVRGAMEQLNEHGFDITSLPVDSKGRVCVEDIKEAIREDTILVSVMQVNNEMGTIQPIKEIGELLKSYPSIRFHVDAVQAIGKVPLFLYDDRVDLCSFSAHKFHGLKGTGALFVRSGVKLDPLFSGGNQEWKLRSGTENVAGAVAMAKALRMTMDKSEKGIPRMNNIISLLREGLSKIEDLTFNTPQEESAPHILNFSLKGMKSEVLIHALEQEGIYLSTTSACSSKKKSPSKTLLAMGVPESIAESAFRISLSFDNTEAEAEKVIKAVGKAVKQLRRVLK from the coding sequence ATGATTTATTTTGACAATAGTGCAACAACAAAACCATATAAAGAAGTCCTGGCTTCCTTTTTGACAGTATCAAGCGATTATTTTGGTAATCCTTCCTCACTGCATGGATTAGGTGTACAAGCAGAAAAATTACTAACCCAGGCGAGAACCCAAGTGGCAAATCTTCTAGCGGTAAAACCGAGTGAGATTTATTTTACATCTGGAGGCACGGAAAGTAATAACTTAGCCCTAAAAGGAACGGCCATTTCATATAAAAGTCGCGGAGGACATCTTATCTTATCGAGTATCGAACATCCATCGGTTCGCGGGGCGATGGAACAGCTTAATGAGCACGGCTTCGATATTACCAGTCTGCCCGTCGATTCAAAGGGAAGAGTATGTGTAGAAGATATCAAAGAAGCAATCCGTGAGGATACCATTCTTGTATCCGTTATGCAGGTAAATAATGAAATGGGAACAATCCAGCCCATTAAGGAAATTGGTGAGCTGTTAAAGAGCTATCCTTCAATCCGCTTTCATGTCGATGCCGTACAGGCAATCGGCAAGGTACCTTTATTTTTATATGATGACAGGGTAGATCTTTGCTCATTTTCTGCACATAAATTCCATGGATTAAAGGGAACAGGGGCGCTGTTTGTCAGAAGTGGGGTAAAGCTGGATCCATTGTTCTCTGGCGGAAACCAGGAATGGAAATTGCGTTCCGGTACGGAAAATGTTGCCGGGGCAGTCGCAATGGCGAAGGCTTTAAGAATGACAATGGACAAAAGTGAAAAAGGTATTCCGAGGATGAATAACATTATTTCTCTGCTAAGAGAAGGACTCAGCAAAATCGAAGACCTTACCTTCAACACACCACAAGAAGAATCCGCACCACATATATTGAATTTTTCACTAAAGGGAATGAAATCGGAAGTATTAATCCATGCCCTAGAACAGGAAGGAATTTATCTGTCAACGACTAGTGCCTGTTCTTCAAAGAAAAAATCACCAAGTAAGACGCTTTTAGCAATGGGGGTTCCTGAGAGTATAGCGGAAAGTGCCTTCAGAATTAGCCTTTCCTTTGATAATACCGAAGCGGAAGCAGAAAAGGTTATTAAAGCCGTTGGAAAAGCGGTAAAACAACTAAGAAGGGTTTTGAAATAA
- the ezrA gene encoding septation ring formation regulator EzrA has protein sequence MEIFIGFFILLLALFVLGYLIKKKYYKEMDRLETWKIDLFNRPVLDEMSKVKQLNMTGQTEELFERWRTQWDDVVTMKLPNLEEMLFDAEEYIDRYRFKKAKTIQLEISRNLQETEDQIKKILEELHELVGSEEKNRVEIEQLKELYRETKKTLLAHRHSFGKSEKYLDQQLDDITKKFHEFDEITAHGNYLEARELVLLIDSQLRKIKNNMDVIPQLLIECQSLLPSQLAEVQEGYREMTEQGYYLEHIHLENEIDALKEKLINHSNLIEETEIEKAEEGIDEVKERIDIIFDLLEKEVTAKHFVMQNEEGTIGLLNSVQEESNYLSDEVVHVQESYHLTESDFEIQRHLEKELSSVSKKYEILFQKITINETAQTLICEELKEIKDQLDAIREEQENFSQKLQALRKDEFEARETVRDLTKKVGETIRLVSKSNIPGLPEDYKYLFEDANDSIQNVKYQLEEKPLNISALNQYLEIAVLTVEKLANSTVEMIENVLLAEMAIQYGNRYRSQYSSVAKGLTNAENSFRHFEYQEALEQAAASIEAIDPGALKKIKASAETN, from the coding sequence GTGGAAATTTTCATTGGATTTTTCATCCTATTACTGGCCTTATTTGTATTGGGATATTTAATAAAAAAGAAGTATTATAAAGAAATGGACAGGTTGGAAACTTGGAAAATTGATTTATTTAATCGACCTGTATTGGATGAAATGTCCAAAGTAAAACAGCTGAACATGACGGGTCAAACGGAAGAGCTATTTGAACGTTGGCGTACTCAATGGGATGATGTTGTCACGATGAAACTCCCAAATCTTGAAGAAATGTTATTTGATGCGGAAGAATACATTGATCGCTATCGATTTAAAAAGGCAAAAACGATTCAACTTGAGATTAGTCGGAATTTACAAGAAACGGAAGACCAAATTAAGAAAATATTAGAAGAGTTACATGAGCTTGTTGGAAGTGAAGAAAAAAATAGAGTTGAAATTGAGCAATTGAAAGAGTTATATCGAGAAACGAAAAAGACATTGCTTGCTCACAGGCATAGCTTTGGAAAATCAGAAAAATACTTAGATCAACAGCTTGATGATATAACCAAAAAGTTCCATGAATTTGATGAAATAACAGCACACGGAAATTATCTTGAGGCGCGAGAGCTAGTATTACTAATTGATAGTCAATTACGGAAAATAAAAAATAATATGGATGTTATTCCTCAGCTGTTAATTGAATGTCAGTCTCTTTTACCATCTCAATTAGCAGAAGTTCAAGAAGGCTATCGTGAAATGACAGAGCAAGGGTATTACTTAGAGCATATCCACCTGGAAAATGAAATTGATGCTTTGAAAGAAAAGCTAATCAATCACTCGAACTTAATTGAAGAAACAGAAATTGAAAAAGCTGAAGAGGGTATTGATGAAGTAAAGGAACGAATTGACATTATTTTTGATCTTTTGGAAAAAGAAGTTACGGCCAAACATTTTGTCATGCAAAATGAGGAAGGTACAATTGGTCTTCTTAATTCAGTTCAAGAAGAAAGTAATTACCTCTCAGATGAAGTGGTACATGTTCAAGAAAGCTACCATTTAACCGAAAGTGACTTCGAAATCCAAAGGCACTTAGAAAAAGAACTCTCATCTGTGTCAAAGAAATATGAAATCTTATTCCAAAAAATAACAATCAATGAAACAGCTCAAACATTAATTTGCGAAGAGCTAAAAGAAATAAAAGACCAACTGGATGCCATTCGCGAGGAACAGGAGAATTTCTCCCAAAAGCTTCAGGCACTAAGGAAAGATGAATTTGAAGCTAGGGAAACAGTAAGAGATTTAACAAAAAAAGTGGGAGAAACGATTCGACTTGTTTCGAAGAGTAATATCCCAGGATTGCCAGAGGATTATAAGTATTTATTTGAGGATGCAAATGACAGTATCCAAAACGTCAAATATCAGCTGGAAGAAAAGCCGCTTAATATTTCAGCCCTTAATCAATATTTGGAAATAGCTGTATTAACGGTTGAGAAGCTTGCTAATTCAACCGTAGAAATGATTGAAAATGTATTGCTTGCTGAAATGGCGATTCAATACGGAAACCGCTATCGCAGCCAGTATTCTTCAGTTGCGAAAGGGTTAACAAATGCTGAAAATTCGTTTAGGCATTTCGAGTATCAGGAGGCATTAGAACAGGCTGCAGCTTCGATTGAAGCAATTGACCCAGGTGCCTTAAAGAAAATCAAAGCTTCAGCGGAAACAAATTAA
- the refZ gene encoding forespore capture DNA-binding protein RefZ, with amino-acid sequence MRKNSKEAIVKAAISLFNSNGYSGTSIRDIATLSKVNSATIAYHFENKLGLLEYCFTYFFEQYISRMEEQFTLVEYSAKDCLKRVAAELLHYQCENIELTSFVYREMSMDSQVVREIMSTYSLKEKYYFQKIFEKGFERKEFRPHSIPYLIIQFKGLLMTPFINAHYLREVLYIFPNERFFEQKYIKEINGWIENTLTIKAIEKKEAIL; translated from the coding sequence ATGAGAAAAAATTCAAAAGAAGCAATCGTTAAGGCAGCAATTTCGTTGTTTAATTCAAATGGATATTCGGGAACATCGATTCGGGATATAGCCACACTCTCAAAAGTGAATTCCGCAACGATTGCCTACCATTTTGAAAATAAGCTTGGTCTTTTAGAATATTGCTTTACGTATTTTTTTGAACAATACATCAGCAGGATGGAAGAGCAATTTACCCTTGTTGAATATAGTGCAAAGGATTGCTTAAAACGAGTTGCAGCTGAATTACTTCATTATCAATGTGAAAATATTGAACTCACCAGCTTTGTATATCGAGAAATGTCGATGGATTCCCAAGTGGTCCGCGAGATAATGTCAACATACTCCTTGAAAGAGAAATATTATTTTCAAAAGATTTTTGAAAAAGGGTTTGAACGGAAGGAATTTCGACCTCATTCTATTCCCTATTTAATTATCCAATTCAAAGGCTTACTGATGACGCCCTTTATTAATGCTCATTATTTGAGAGAAGTACTTTATATTTTTCCAAATGAACGGTTTTTCGAACAAAAGTATATAAAAGAGATCAATGGATGGATTGAAAATACACTAACTATAAAAGCAATTGAGAAAAAAGAAGCGATTTTATAA
- a CDS encoding GAF domain-containing protein, which translates to MFNVEMYKGSRLENYELVNKQLQALLDGEENLIANLSNASALLNQFLDRINWVGFYLIDSNNELVLGPFQGLPACVRIPLGKGVCGTSAQQRKTVRVEDVHLFPGHIACDAASQSEIVIPLVKNGELIGVLDIDSPEKDRFDILDQEKLEELVAIIVNNIK; encoded by the coding sequence ATGTTTAACGTCGAAATGTACAAGGGTAGTCGCTTAGAAAACTATGAACTTGTCAATAAACAATTACAGGCTCTCCTCGATGGTGAGGAAAATCTAATTGCTAATTTGAGCAATGCTTCTGCACTATTAAACCAATTTCTTGATCGTATCAACTGGGTTGGCTTCTATCTTATAGACAGCAACAATGAACTTGTGTTAGGTCCATTTCAAGGACTGCCTGCATGTGTTAGAATCCCACTTGGCAAGGGTGTTTGCGGGACATCAGCACAGCAGAGAAAAACGGTCCGTGTAGAAGACGTTCATCTGTTTCCCGGGCATATCGCCTGCGACGCGGCATCACAATCAGAGATAGTAATACCTCTAGTTAAAAACGGTGAATTAATAGGTGTATTAGATATTGATTCTCCGGAAAAAGACCGTTTTGATATCCTTGATCAAGAAAAACTAGAAGAACTTGTCGCTATCATAGTAAACAATATTAAATAG
- the megL gene encoding methionine gamma-lyase, with translation MEKKDLQFETKAIHGGYQPQEHQGSLVPPLYQTSTYTFANSQQGERRFAGEEEGFIYSRLGNPTVKILEDRIAELEKGEAGLAFASGMAAVSAVLVALTKAGDHILCSQGVYGCTFGLLNLLKDKYAIDHKFSLMNTRESLEQEIRENTACIYIETPINPTMKLVDLELVAAVAKERGIPVIVDNTFCSPYLQTPITHGCDIVIHSATKYICGHGDVIAGLVIGKKDFIQKVSRTTQKDIGGIISPFDAWLLLRGLKTLPVRMDRHCENASRLVEFLSGHPKVESIYFPGGSDYPDDAQIMNKQMKKPGGLISFTLKGTKETAQFFMNQLKLVKIAVSLGDAETLIQHPATMTHAVVPAEDRKKMGIDDTLLRLSVGLEAWEDIKEDLEQALEKV, from the coding sequence GTGGAGAAGAAGGACTTGCAGTTTGAAACAAAAGCCATTCATGGAGGATATCAGCCACAGGAGCATCAAGGAAGCCTAGTACCTCCCTTGTATCAAACATCAACTTATACCTTCGCAAATAGCCAACAAGGTGAAAGGAGATTTGCAGGAGAGGAAGAGGGGTTTATTTATTCACGCCTAGGTAATCCAACCGTAAAAATTCTTGAGGATAGGATTGCTGAACTTGAAAAAGGGGAAGCTGGGCTGGCGTTTGCTTCAGGAATGGCCGCAGTTTCAGCCGTATTAGTTGCTCTAACGAAAGCAGGGGACCATATTCTCTGTTCACAAGGGGTATATGGCTGTACGTTTGGGCTGCTAAATCTATTAAAAGACAAATACGCAATTGACCATAAATTTTCATTAATGAACACTAGAGAGAGCCTAGAACAGGAAATTAGAGAAAATACTGCATGTATTTATATTGAGACGCCCATAAATCCAACAATGAAACTTGTAGACTTAGAACTGGTCGCTGCTGTGGCAAAGGAACGGGGAATTCCAGTAATTGTAGATAATACATTTTGTTCGCCGTACCTACAAACTCCAATCACACACGGCTGTGATATTGTCATTCATAGTGCTACAAAGTACATTTGCGGGCATGGTGATGTTATTGCAGGATTGGTTATTGGGAAGAAGGATTTTATTCAAAAGGTTTCCCGAACGACACAGAAAGACATTGGAGGGATTATCTCACCGTTTGATGCTTGGCTGTTATTAAGGGGCTTAAAGACATTGCCAGTTCGAATGGATCGACATTGCGAGAATGCCAGCAGGCTCGTTGAATTTTTAAGCGGGCATCCAAAGGTAGAGTCAATCTATTTTCCTGGCGGCAGTGATTACCCTGATGATGCTCAAATTATGAATAAACAAATGAAAAAGCCTGGCGGACTTATTTCATTTACACTGAAAGGAACAAAAGAAACAGCACAGTTTTTCATGAATCAATTGAAATTAGTGAAAATAGCGGTAAGTTTAGGTGACGCAGAGACGTTAATCCAGCATCCAGCGACGATGACCCATGCGGTAGTACCAGCTGAGGACCGTAAAAAGATGGGAATTGACGATACATTACTGCGCCTCTCAGTGGGTCTAGAAGCATGGGAGGATATAAAAGAAGATCTTGAACAAGCACTTGAGAAAGTTTAA
- the rpsD gene encoding 30S ribosomal protein S4: MARYTGSSWKISRRLGISLSGTGKELEKRPYAPGQHGPNQRKKLSEYGLQLQEKQKLRNMYGVTERQFRNLFDKAGKLGGVHGENFMILLEARLDNVVYRLGLARTRRASRQLVNHGHILVDGKRVDIPSYRLSAGQTISLREKSRNLSVVKEAIELTNFVPDFLTFDADKLEGTFTRLPERSELPAEINETLIVEFYSR; the protein is encoded by the coding sequence ATGGCTCGTTATACTGGCTCTAGCTGGAAAATCTCTCGTCGTCTTGGAATCTCTCTAAGCGGCACAGGTAAAGAATTAGAAAAGCGTCCTTACGCTCCTGGACAACATGGTCCAAACCAACGCAAAAAGCTTTCTGAATACGGATTGCAATTACAAGAAAAGCAGAAGCTTCGTAATATGTACGGAGTAACTGAGCGTCAATTCCGTAATCTTTTTGATAAAGCAGGCAAATTAGGCGGAGTACATGGCGAAAACTTCATGATCTTACTTGAAGCTCGTCTTGACAACGTTGTTTACCGTTTAGGTTTAGCACGTACTCGTCGTGCTTCTCGTCAATTAGTTAACCACGGACACATTTTAGTTGATGGAAAACGCGTTGATATCCCTTCATACCGTTTATCTGCTGGCCAAACAATCAGCCTTCGTGAAAAGTCACGTAATCTTTCTGTTGTTAAAGAAGCTATTGAATTAACTAACTTTGTTCCTGACTTCTTAACATTTGATGCAGACAAGCTTGAAGGTACTTTCACTCGCTTACCTGAGCGTTCTGAATTACCTGCTGAAATTAACGAAACTCTAATCGTTGAGTTCTACTCACGTTAA
- a CDS encoding helix-turn-helix transcriptional regulator — MYDHGLGKQRSRFGSFIDQNSISQQVLAEKSGVSKSTISRLCHPAEHEPSMKNGMKIIKVLKESGYSVDYGDFWGD; from the coding sequence GTGTATGATCATGGTCTCGGGAAACAAAGATCAAGATTCGGTAGCTTTATTGATCAAAATTCAATATCGCAGCAAGTCCTAGCAGAAAAAAGCGGGGTTAGTAAAAGCACGATCAGCAGGCTATGTCATCCAGCAGAGCATGAACCATCCATGAAGAATGGTATGAAGATAATAAAGGTCTTGAAAGAAAGTGGTTACAGTGTTGATTATGGAGATTTTTGGGGTGATTAA
- a CDS encoding FtsK/SpoIIIE domain-containing protein: protein MIKEWFAKQRMKASLFQVFRNADIGISYSYGDNKGTVYPKIRKVKFDYERKTAICYFSLPTGLDPKEIKKKEYCFHQVFGQNIEVKGEVREFKLTVYAAKLPSELTYDFEAYSPSFKGMALPIVAGMDLNGKLIVFDLLKNPHLLIAGETGSGKSTQIRSVLATLIQALPPERLELFLCDLKRSEFHLFRQVEHVQELFVSPAEMLPMLQYLQKEMRARGDRLDQHEVTHIDELESPPPYIVLCIDEVALLQKETKLMELVEEISAIGRALGVFLILSMQRPDRKVLDGKLKNNLTVRMGFKCADLINSRIIGTPGSEKLKIDGRMLLKTKDYDLKEIQAPFLTLDNAKKILEPYKVAKPNDRFNSFKKPPIDVIDLTENENGVFGVLDE from the coding sequence ATGATAAAAGAATGGTTCGCTAAACAAAGGATGAAAGCGTCTCTCTTCCAGGTATTCAGAAATGCTGATATTGGAATCTCTTACTCATATGGCGATAACAAGGGAACAGTTTACCCTAAGATTCGAAAGGTGAAGTTTGATTACGAGCGAAAGACAGCGATTTGCTATTTCTCCCTACCTACTGGATTGGATCCAAAGGAGATTAAGAAAAAGGAGTACTGCTTTCACCAGGTCTTTGGCCAGAACATCGAGGTAAAAGGAGAGGTGAGAGAATTTAAGCTCACAGTATACGCCGCTAAACTGCCCTCAGAGCTTACTTATGACTTTGAGGCATATTCACCCTCCTTTAAAGGAATGGCTCTCCCTATCGTCGCTGGTATGGATTTAAACGGCAAATTGATTGTTTTCGATTTGCTAAAAAATCCGCATTTACTTATTGCTGGAGAAACAGGTTCAGGAAAATCCACACAAATTAGAAGCGTTCTTGCAACCCTCATTCAAGCGTTACCGCCCGAGCGACTAGAACTATTCCTTTGTGACTTAAAGCGTTCAGAATTCCATCTTTTCAGGCAGGTAGAGCACGTTCAAGAGCTGTTCGTCTCTCCGGCTGAAATGCTGCCAATGCTTCAATACCTGCAAAAGGAAATGCGGGCTCGAGGGGATAGACTAGATCAACACGAAGTAACGCACATTGATGAACTTGAAAGCCCTCCTCCTTATATCGTTCTTTGCATCGATGAGGTGGCTTTGCTTCAGAAAGAAACGAAGCTAATGGAGCTGGTGGAGGAAATCAGTGCCATAGGTAGGGCTCTTGGAGTATTCCTCATCCTATCGATGCAGCGTCCAGATAGAAAAGTCCTGGACGGGAAGCTAAAGAACAACCTAACCGTTCGAATGGGTTTTAAGTGTGCTGATCTTATTAATTCTCGTATCATCGGCACGCCTGGAAGTGAAAAGCTAAAAATAGATGGAAGAATGTTACTCAAGACTAAAGATTATGACTTAAAGGAAATTCAAGCCCCATTCTTAACACTAGATAACGCGAAAAAGATTTTAGAGCCCTATAAGGTAGCAAAACCAAATGACCGCTTTAATAGCTTCAAAAAGCCGCCTATTGACGTGATTGACTTAACGGAAAATGAAAATGGAGTGTTTGGGGTGTTAGACGAATGA